TCGCGCTCGCGTCGGCGCGCGCGGCGGCGCGGGGCGTGCCGCCTCCGTCCGTGCCGCGTGTCGAGGCGGCGACGCGCATCTGGTACAACCCGGAGCTGCGCAGCGTGTATTACATGGTGCCCGGCGTCATCTGCATGATCCTCATGATCATCACCATGATCCTCGCCGGGCTCGCGGTGACGCGCGAGCGCGAGCTTGGCACGATCGAGCAGATCGTCATCAGCCCCATCACCGGGACGCAGTTCATCCTCGGCAAACTGTTGCCGTTCGCGATCCTGGGCTTTTTGGACGTGCTTCTCATCATCGCGCTCGCGACGCTGCATTTCGAAGTGCCGATCCGCGGCAGCCTCGTGTTCCTGTTCGGCGCGTCGGGCGTCTTCCTGTTCACGACGCTCGGCCTCGGCCTGTTTTTTTCGACCATCTCGCAGACGCAGCAGCAGGCGATGTTCGCAAACTTCATTTTCCTCATGCCTGCGATCCTGCTTTCCGGATTCATGTTCCCGATCGAGAATATGCCCGACGCGGTGCAGCTTCTGACTTACGTCAACCCGCTGCGCTACTTCCTCGTCATCATCCGCGGCGTGTTCCTGAAGGGGCTCGGCTTTGACGTCCTCTACCCCGAGGTTGCCAAGCTTGCGCTTCTGGGCGTCGTGATTTTCACGCTGTCGGCGGCAAGGTTTAGACGAATGATGGCGTAGGGTTGCGATTCCATCACGCCCTGGGAGCGCGAGCGTCCCGCGTGCTTTGATCGCGCGCGGGAAGTGCGCTCCTGCAAGGCCGCCCTACTCCTTCGCCGCCACCTGCTGTTGCAATTCGTTTTTCGGGATGACAGGCTGATAGCCCTCTTCGCGCACGGCGATCTGCCCTTGGCGGGCATAGTCGAGCGCCTGCGCGAGGATGCGCGCCGCCTCCGGCGGCGCGTGGAAGCCCATCGAGTTTTCCGCCTCCACGAAATCCAGCAGGAACGTCGATTTGCGTTGCATCGCGAGCGCCGCCGCGAGCCGCTCGTCGGTTGCGCCCGCCGTCTTCGCGTTGACGATGTCGTCGATGAGCGCCATCAGCGCGTCCATCGCCTGGTCGCGTTGATCCAGGATGCGCGCCTGAATCAATTCGGCGCGGTATTTCAGTTCCGTCTCCGGTACCCTGTGGCACGTCTGGCAGGAATTCGAAATGTTCAGCAGCGGGCTGCGCACATGGTGGTCGCTGATCTTCATCGCGCCCTCGCGCTTGTACGGCATGTGGCAATCCGCGCACGAGACGCCCGCGCGCGCGTGGATGCCCTGCGACCACATCTCGAACTCCGGATGCTGCGCTTTCAGCATCAGGCCGCCGGTGTCCGCGTGAACCCAGTCCTTGAAGCCGGTTTCCTCGTAATACGCGAGAATCTGATCGGCCTTCTTGCCCTTGTGCCACGGATAGGTCAGGCGCTTCTCGTCGCCCTTGAAGTAATACTCCACGTGGCATTGCGCGCACACGAACGTGCGCATCTCCTGCCGGGTCGCCATCGCGTTCGGGTCATAGTCGGCGATGCCCTCTTCCGCCCACTTCGCCGTCTTGATTCCCTCCAGGAACCCCGGGCGCGTCACGCGGAGCTGCATCGTTTCCGGATCGTGGCAGTCGATGCACGCGATGGGATGCTCGACGAGCTTTCGCGCCTCGGCGTACGGCATCGGATTGATCTTCGCGAAGCCTGCCATCAGGTCGCCGTCGCCCGCCTTCTTGTACGGAACGTACATCGACGCGTGGCAATGCAGGCACGTGCCCGGCTGTTTGGCGACGATCTGCCGCTCGGTGAACGTCTGGTCCTCCAGCATGTACGCGTGGCCACGCTCCTCGCGGAAGTCCTTGGCGAACGCGTATCCCGCCCACATCCGCGACAGGCGCGGGTCCTCCTCGATCTTCGACTGCGCGACGACCGTGCGCGGGTCGGTCGAGGTCGGCTCGCGCAAAATCGCCTCCGAGCCGCCGAAGCGCGTGCGTTGCATGTCCACGGTCTGCAAATAGTCGTCGTACTGCATCGGAAAGTTCTTGCCCCACAACGCCGGGTCGGTCGTCTCGTCGTCGATATCGACCACGCGGTAGAAGGGATTGCGCTCCTCGACCTTGTGTTCATAGACGGAGACAAGTACGGCGATGGAGATCGCCGTCGCGGCCGCGGCCGCGAAGAACGCCGCGGCCAGGAAGACGGCCACCGAACGGCGCGGCCGCGGTCTTGCGTTGTCGTGACGTTCCGTTTTCATAAGAACTTCCTTTCGCGAGGTTCCTTGCCCTCGCCCGTTCCCGATCCCGAAATTGGTTTTTGGACTAGATGGACGTCATGGACAAAATGGATCCGATGGAAAAACGCGCCTGATCGCGGCTTCGGTATGGACCGCGCACTCCGCTTCGCTTCCTTCGCTTCGTTCAGGACTTGCGGCACGGACGCCGCCCCACCCGACATTCGCAATTCGCC
Above is a genomic segment from bacterium containing:
- a CDS encoding ABC transporter permease; the protein is MMGRVFHVMKKEFIQTFRDPRMVVMIFLAPLLQSFIFGYAVTTDVKNINLVVLDHSRTSESRRLVQDFTASGYFTHAGLMDSEDELRFALERNRADAAIVIPPDFHRAKAGRAEKLQIVLDATDSNFAQVAAGYTQRILERRARDELAGIVALASARAAARGVPPPSVPRVEAATRIWYNPELRSVYYMVPGVICMILMIITMILAGLAVTRERELGTIEQIVISPITGTQFILGKLLPFAILGFLDVLLIIALATLHFEVPIRGSLVFLFGASGVFLFTTLGLGLFFSTISQTQQQAMFANFIFLMPAILLSGFMFPIENMPDAVQLLTYVNPLRYFLVIIRGVFLKGLGFDVLYPEVAKLALLGVVIFTLSAARFRRMMA
- a CDS encoding ammonia-forming cytochrome c nitrite reductase subunit c552, with the translated sequence MKTERHDNARPRPRRSVAVFLAAAFFAAAAATAISIAVLVSVYEHKVEERNPFYRVVDIDDETTDPALWGKNFPMQYDDYLQTVDMQRTRFGGSEAILREPTSTDPRTVVAQSKIEEDPRLSRMWAGYAFAKDFREERGHAYMLEDQTFTERQIVAKQPGTCLHCHASMYVPYKKAGDGDLMAGFAKINPMPYAEARKLVEHPIACIDCHDPETMQLRVTRPGFLEGIKTAKWAEEGIADYDPNAMATRQEMRTFVCAQCHVEYYFKGDEKRLTYPWHKGKKADQILAYYEETGFKDWVHADTGGLMLKAQHPEFEMWSQGIHARAGVSCADCHMPYKREGAMKISDHHVRSPLLNISNSCQTCHRVPETELKYRAELIQARILDQRDQAMDALMALIDDIVNAKTAGATDERLAAALAMQRKSTFLLDFVEAENSMGFHAPPEAARILAQALDYARQGQIAVREEGYQPVIPKNELQQQVAAKE